AATGTCCTATTCAATGTCAAAACCTTGTAAAGCAAAACTGGTGAGATGACAAAGGTTATGGAATAACTTAGATTCTATATGTAAGTATAGAATAGACAgttacattttctttctttttaatacgAGTATAAATATGTAACCTTTGAAATTTTGCAAAATGatcaaaaaggaaaattaaCAACCCTCACGATTACAACTAAACACAgaattttaataatgaaattgtTCGATTTTCTAAGTTAAATGTTTGACAGTGGAGGTGGGAGTTGTAATAGGAAGCAAGAAAGCCTAGAAAAGTCGAGAAAAGCAGAAAGAATTTCCATTTCAGAGTGGGAAGTTGTTTTCTTTGTTCTGCTGTTGATCCATGGTGTCAGAAAGAGGCATTCCTCTTGTCTCTGGCAAACCCAACAACGTCAAAGTGGAGGAGATTATAACCACTCCAAACACGCCATAAGAGAAAACCTTGTTCTTTCTCCTAGCAGATATCAGAAACGGACTGAACATGCACCCAAACACCACAGCCTGTCTCGCAACCGATGCTGCAGTGTTCCTCACGCATGTCGGAAACAGCTCCACCATGAATATCAGAAACACGTTAAAAGCAGTGCATGCACAGAAAAACGATGCCACTGCAAACCCCACCTTAACACCTTCACTGCCTATCACCACACACACTATGCAACATATCCCACTTCCTACTGAGAACACAAGAATCGATAACTTTCTCCCGCAGTTTCCCAAGAAATAGGTCACCACGCAAGACGGTATTTCCATCAACGCATTCAACACAACTGCAAGGTATATGTTGTAGTTCAAGCTTCCCACTGCTAATGGCATCCCAAAGTACACCATTCCAATGCCAAGACCTAACCCCATAACTCCCACCATCCGTTTTGGAGCCCAACTTGTTCTTAACAACACTGCTATCGATGAGTAGAGTTGACAAAATGAAACCCTTTTTTCTTCTGCTGGTGGATTTAAATTTGCAGCGTTTTCATTAACTCCTTTCAGCATTTCCATTGCTTCTTTGACTCGATCTTGCATGAGAAGCCACCTTGGAGACTTGGTGACGAAAAGATAAGCAATGAAAGAGTATGAAATAGCAGGAACAGAAATCCACACGTAAAGATATTTCCATGAAGAATTTTTGTTGGCATAAGCCACACCTGGCAAGAGCATGTACCCTGCACATTGACCAGTCAGGTATTGGAAGAAAACCATCTAAAGCAAGTCAACTCTTTGCCTTCAGAAGGGGATGGGAAACACAGATATATTACTTTAGCAAGCAAAAAACTATCTCTTACCTGTTGAGTAGTGACAAGAAAATAGGTGAAGATCACTTTCAGCCTCTCTAAGGATCTTTTGACTGGGATATTCTTATTTTCCTCCTACCAAATCCCAAAACCCCAAAACTGTTCAGATTCAGAACCTTCCCTCTGTGGTTTGGTTGTGATTCAGAAAGAGTGAACCTTAACGTCCTTGGAGAAGCGAGAGAGCAAGAAAGAGTGAACCTTAACCTTAACCTTATGCCAACAGAAATTCTTCATGGAAATATCTTTACGTGTGGATTTCTGTTCCTGCTATTTCATACTCTTTCATTGCTTATCTTTTCGTCACCGAGTCTCCAAGGTGGCTTCTCATGCAAGGTCGAGTCAAAGAAGCAATGGAAATGCTGAAAGGAGTTAATGAAAACGCTGCAAATTTAAATCCACCAGCAGAAGAAAAAAGGGTTTCATTTTGTCAACTCTACTCATCGATAGCAGTGTTGTTAAGAACAAGTTGGGCTCCAAAACGGATGGTGGGAGTTATGGGGTTAGGTCTTGGCATTGGAATGGTGTACTTAGGGATGCCATTAGCAGTGGGAAACTTGAACTACAACATATACCTTGCAGTTGTGTTGAATGCGTTGATGGAAATACCGTCTTGCGTGGTGACCTATTTCTTGGGAAACTGCGGGAGAAAGTTATCGATTCTTGTGTTCTCAGTAGGAAGTGGGATATGTTGCATAGTGTGTGTGGTGATAGGCAGTGAAGGTGTTAAGGTGGGGTTTGCAGTGGCATCGTTTTTCTGTGCATGCACTGCTTTTAACGTGTTTCTGATATTCATGGTGGAGCTGTTTCCGACATGCGTGAGGAACACTGCAGCATCGGTTGCGAGACAGGCTGTGGTGTTTGGGTGCATGTTCAGTCCGTTTCTGATATCTGCTAGGAGAAAGAACAAGGTTTTCTCTTATGGCGTGTTTGGAGTGGTTATAATCTCCTCCACTTTGACGTTGTTGGGTTTGCCAGAGACAAGAGGAATGCCTCTTTCTGACACCATGGATCAACAGCAGAACAAAGAAAGCAACTTCCCACTCTGAAATGGAAATTCTTTCTGCTTTTCTCGACTTTTCTAGGCTTTCTTGCTTCCTATTACAACTCCCACCTCCACTGTCAAACATTTAACTTAGAAAATCGAacaatttcattattaaaattcTGTGTTTAGTTGTAATCGTGAGGGTTGttaattttcctttttgatCATTTTGCAAAATTTCAAAGGTTACATATTTATACTcgtattaaaaagaaagaaaatgtaacTGTCTATTCTATACTTACATATAGAATCTAAGTTATTCCATAACCTTTGTCATCTCACCAGTTTTGCTTTACAAGGTTTTGACATTGAATAGGACATTAGTACCAGTGAGAGTATGAAAACGAGACAAAAGAGATTTTGTGTTTGATCCACAAGAAGTACTTTCTAACCCAACACCTATGTGTACTAAGTTGTCCTTTATTGGTACCTTATTCAATAAGACTTTCTACCCAAAATGTTGAGCATTTAGAAGAGCTTTCAAActccaaaaaaatttaaacaatatagtgtTGTCCCGCGCCAAAACATTTTGCAATATATTGTATGCCAACCATAATGGAAATACTCCATTCTCATCTTCTTTCCAAGCAAGTATCTTCCTtttcaatatcaaatatttgGTTTGTTATGATTTGCATTAGTTCTTCTTCTTGGTCTGATTCCCATACTAATCTCTCTCTTCCAAGACAGATTTCAAACTCTCTATTCACCTAGCCGTCCAATCATTTTTTCCTTACTATTTGATATGAAAAACAATTGAGGAAACCTATGACTAAGAGgtattttttcttctatttgtcCTCCcaaaattttgtataatttccTGATCCAACTGCCCTTACCCACACACTTTACTTAAGTCTTTCCACCACCATGATGTTTGCTTTACTCTATTATACTTTTAAGTTTCTCCATCATTCATACTTTGAATTTACGATCTCCTTCCACAGCCCCTTATTTTCCACACTCATTCTTCATTTCGCTAGTAAAGCTATATTAAACTTTTCTAGATCTTTGATTCCCAACCCACCCTCAAACTTTGGTTTACATAACTTTTGCCATTTAATCCAAGCTATCTTTCAATCCTTTGAGTCCCCCTCCCCCATCcgcacaaaaaaattatttgtattttcttgATCATTTGACAAACACACTTAGTGCTTTGAAAAAAGGATAAGTAGAAAACTGGAAGAGTCGAAATAACAGAATTGATAAGACATACGCGTTGATAAGTGTAGGATACCTTGAATTTCGTATCAAATTTGACACTTATCATGTATTAAATGATTGtatttataggaaaataaatcatttttggCTTAAGATACAAAATGAGGTATTAAGATTTGGAGTTTTATGAATTGTAATGATATTTTGCAGTGAATatgagagaaaatatcaactatgTAGCTAAACTACAATCACTAGCATTGAGCCATGGAAGTAGAAAAGACAGAACATCATATTTTGACTTTCTCGCTGAGCACAACAAATTGGAGTTGAGCCACATGAGGAAACCCCTTTTGCAAGAAAAGTTAGAGCACCAATGCATGAGGTTGAGCAACCAAGAAAACCCTCCTAAGAGAAAAGGTCAAGTGTTGAGCACCAGGAGGACAAGGGGTTGAGCTGAGAAGAAAACCTTATAGAAGGAAACCTCTATGGTTGAGCACCAAAAATTAAGCTAAGCAACACCAAcaaatttctataaataaagaCCTCATGTATTCATTTAAGCATTGAGTCGAGAAGAACAAGagatgttattattataaatctTATGTATATATGCTGCTAAAATTGTATTGCAATATTGTATGAGTAGCTGAACTCACTCGTGTTGAGACTAGATGTAATCAATTTTAATTCTATGTACACCTATACTCCTTTGGTATTTATCTATGCTTTCATTCAATAATTTATGGTTTGATTTATACTTATTGCTTGGATGAATTGACAAGTCatcttattttaatgatttgGATTGAGTTGGAAGATAGGTCTCAAACTATGTGGATGAATTGACAACTCATTTCACTGGTTTGGATTGGGTTGGATCTCAAACTGTGGTCTAATCACCATCACACTCTTATTAGAGGCTTCCACATGATCTAGACAATATGATTAATGTAAGAGTTCTACACTTAAGACAAGAGATCATTTAATCAGAATTGGAGGAATTACACTAGGTTTGAAAGTTCTTAGGTTCTAGGCTGAAAGAATGAGCTTAGATATATCTTTAAGAGTACTTTCATGACATTGAAGGATTTACATATTAAATAGACAAGATAGTAATGGTACAGTAGAATAAGATGAAATTCAATTGTAGTCTCTACTCAACTcaatctatataatatatactattaTCTATATTTACATGTACTTTTtatcaaaatcccaaaaactAACTACCAATATATTTGCTGAAGTCCTTGAAATACAAAAAGTGTCACATGCAAATCGGAGCAAGTTAACCCTAATTGCATTGGTTCCAATTGTTACACCTTCAAGCATTTGCTTTCTAATAGCATGTCTCACCATCCCAGCCAACCACTGAGCTACTATTAGGTATAGGAATGGGGTCATCAGGTTTCCCTGTCTTAAACCTCTTATTGGTTTGAGTTCTTGAGTCACATTCCCATTTACCAACAAAAAAATGTAGACCCCAAACATGCATGCATCCATCCAATCCATTCCTTGCATAATTCTAGTCTACCCATTATGTACTACGTACAGAAAATCCCAACTCACAATTATACGCTTTTTCGTATCGTAATTGATAAAAGTTTTGTACCGTGAATTGAGTTTGTtcaaagaataaattttttgaaaaggaTAAGGGTGTGAGGTACTAAAGCATATATACTCAGACAAATAGTTTTCCTTTTTACATACTTTAGATTATCTTTGAATGTAGGATTACAATacattatatcaaaataatgaTCTAGACTCCTATGAAAAAATAATCTTCTAAACTTTAGCAAGATGACAAATTTgacaattaaaattagaaaaattatgtgAAATAACAAAAGGAATGTCATTACTATTAAGAGTTAAAGGAATTTATGGTATACATCTACAAATCTTGCATGtcaaatattaacatttttacaAGAACATATAGTATTTATACTAATATTACAAGAagcaaaattacaattattttgtaaaaagtttGAAAACAAACAACATATACAATTCTTTAGTAAAATTACCATTGACAATCTTCTTGGAGTGAAGCATCTcttggataaaaaaaaaaatctttaagaaAGGTGACTAACAAATCATCATACACTAATAAgacattgaaaaaaaacaaaccaagattgaattaagttaaaaaaaattataaaacactAATGTAGGATAAAGTTCAACATCATTCATACGTACTACCAGAATAACATATTGATAGATAATACATGGATTTTATTAATAAGAGTAAAAGCATAATAAAATGAttgatgaaaaaggaaaaaataaaaataaaaccattgaaaaaaatgactggcttgtaaaataaatataatcatattaCTAAAAACGGTGGACCATTAGACATAAGAGTTTTCACCTATGACATTgatgacagaaaaaaaataatattaaaatgaatgaGAAAAAGACACTTTTAATACcatatcaagaaaaaaaaattcatgcaatcaagatatattatttataattatagataATATCAAAACATACTAAACaaatgaatagaaaataaaataaaaaaattgattatatataatttatatagtatataaaatatgtgaaaactAAACAACTCATTATCTACATTATATGTATACTATTTAAttgcattttattataatatgtattatattttgatcAATCTAAACGGTTGGTAATTGTTAAAATCTACCAgttatatcaaaattattaataataaagaatctgtcaataaaataaaatcaatgttaTTAATTAGTGAACATGACAAAATGAATTAGACATAATCAAAATGCAACAATCCCTTTgcatttttaatgaaaaaaaagtgaaagcCAAAATATACTCACTCAGAAATCATAATTATGCCGTATCAAAATGATCTGTTATAACTTCATTTTTGCATAACATAGTTTTGAGGTGATAAACATAGTTTTGAGGTGATAAACATAGTTTTGAGGTGATAGTAGACACGTAGCAAAAATTTACGTTATAATAGATTTAATATATCATgacatattttttgttaagtcatagatttaatatattatgacatattttttgttaagtcatattagagagaagaagaagcttgAAGCTTCTAAAATGactcacataaaagaaaaagaggacgaactggaaaaaagaaacaagtttCTAAAGCTAGCCAAGGTTGGGTTTctaaattctaaaaatacaaaGTCTGAATCCTTATTTGAGTTCTCTGTGGAAAATTAGAATCAGAAATCCAATTTTAATACTGGACACCCATCAACCACAATTCCAGGTACAGTTGGGCAAGTGGCCAAGGGGCAATGGTCAATTTCACTTCCCCACCATTTGAGCTTATGGCTAGAATTTTGCAGTGCAAAGAGTATTGGTTCCACGCCACTACTAAGCAAGTCTCTCTTTCTTCTAAGGCCACAAAATTGCAATTCCATGTATAATGGTTTCTGAAGTGGTGAAAGATGAGTGCAGGCGAATTTTTTCAAGCCTTCAAAAAGCATTTAAAGTCATACTTCGTTCCATTACCAACAAAGCCCCATCTATTATGCGACATGTATAACTAACAACAGTGACAAGCATGTACCGAATTTTTCTAAGAAATTGGTTATTCTTTCTGCTTTCACCCTATATAGGTTATAGCTGTACTAAAAGCCTAGTGATGGACGAGGCTCCAAGGAGAGGCCGAATGAAGCTGAGTGAACACAAACCCGAtctcctcgaagcttctccgacAAATAATACGCAGCGATAAATGTTGACAAATCTCTAGATCGAGAGAGAAATCGGAAGAGACTCTAGGAAAACACTCCAAAAACGGAGGGGATTCAACtcgaaaaaccctaaaaccctaggTTGACGGAAGAACCCTAAAACGAACCAATTAATCGGTGGGAATGGTGTTTTAAACGGTGAAAATGGAAGATCCAAGGGAGGAGAAGTGTTTAATCGGTGAGAAATGGAAAACGATCGGTGGAAAATGGATTTTAATGAAGGAATAAGTTATGGTGAGGGAAAAATGTGAGAAGAAAATGGAGATTTGTGACTAACCTTGGCTGGCCAATGAAGATCTCTCAAGAGAGTGAAGACGCCGTGAAACCGAAATGGAGAGAAATGAGAGTGAGGCTGTGAGAAATGAAAGTGCTCTATCGAACGTGTGATAGGAAAGGAAATGAGACTTCCACGCGTGGCAGCGAGAGAAGGAATATGTTACACGACGTGGCTGAAGCGTGATAACGTGGCTGAGGCGCGCACGAGAAGCTTAAAATGTGGCAGCGGAGGAGTGGTTTAGCGtggaggatgagagaaaatgTAAGCATGGAAATTATGGAAGTGAGAGAAGTGCttgaaggtggctagaggagtcTTGGGACTTTCTAGCTTTTTTAAGAGATAATAGTTTctaatttagaaaatttaattcTCATACTCAAAAGTAAAAggtaggtttaatcattttgaaaaggtttaatccttttttatattcctatttatgtacgaatgtttcaattgggtcctcgttttttaaagtgtatcaaaatggttcctaattttgaaaattgatatcaattgagtcctttccattaagttggctggacggcgttaaaaaaattgatgagtggatgctgagatgacgaacgaacgctcgtccaccagcgaacactggacgaccgttcgttcggtggtcgacgagcgttcgttcgctgatggacgagcgttcgtttgcTGGTGGAcaagcgttcgttcgtcatctcagcatccactcatcaatttttttaacgccgtccagccaacttaacggaaaggactcaattgatattaattttcaaaaatagggaccattttgatacactttagaaaacgaggacccaattgagacattcgtacataaatagggatgtcgaaaaggattaaaccttttgAAAATGCAGAATTGTCTCAACTAGATTTTCATATTcctttttatcttatttagggttttatttatgtaaaattaaattaattggaACTTTACCGTTAATTTTAATGAACGacattaaaattgtaataaaataggATGCTCACTTTGTATGTGTAAGACATGTGACAgagttatataaaatttaattattttaaattttaaaaaactatccTCTTCCTCTTATAGGAAGAACCACGAATCAGATAGCAAGCCAGAAACCCTCAGTTTGAGAGGCGAATATCAAATTGCAATCATCAACCTGCAATGGAACAACCAAATCTCAATAACATCCAAAATCGCAATAATCAAAACCCTCAAAATCTCCAACCAAACCCTCGCCGCAAAACGCATAAGCCCTCACCGCCGATCTACAAGGAAGAAGAATCTCAACCAAATTTCGAATACAGAGGGAACCTAGGATTCCCAGATCGATTTGAAGTGAAAACCCTAGTCTCAGTTTGCAAATATCAGGTATCGGCACAGAAACCTCTACGGAACCCAATCAAAAACagaagaagaggagaaggaAGCTTCCTCCTTGCCGCGAATTAGAACGGAGGGAAGAAGAATAACAACTGCCAACGTGCCTTCGACGCCTTTTCGTCGCGTCTTCGTGAGATCACCCCTTAAGCACGAGCCAAGGATGGTTTTCCCAAGGTTGGGTGGTCCGCGAGATTAGAGAGAAGAAGTGGctcacataaaagaaaaagaggacgaacTGGAAAAAAGAAACAGGTTTCTAAAGCTAGCTAAGGCTGGGTTTCcaaattctaaaaatacaaaGTCTGAACCCTTATTTGAGTTCTCTGTGGAAAATTAGAATCAGAAATCCAATTTTAATCTGATGAAGAAATTAATTAggaatagaaattaatttgtttttgctGCCATCCAGAACATGGCATTCATTATGCAGCATTTTTTCTGGTTTTTAGAAATACATATACTAGCTATTGAAAAAGTTTCAGTCATTCATAAGAGGAAGAggatagtttttaaaattttaacataattaaattccaCGTAGCTCCACTTGTCTTACACATGCAAAGTCAGCATCCTATTTCTCTACAATTTTAACGTCGTTCATTAAAATTAATGGCAAAATCCCAATCAAGAGACTTAAGTGAGATAAAAGAATACGAAGACCTAATTAAGACGATTCTTCACAAATAAAAACATTCGAAATGATTAATCCTAAAAATTACAATAGCCATCTTCCTTACAAACTAAGCtatacaagataaaaaaaatccaaaaaaggAATACATCGTACAGGATTGCATCACCTACCTTTGTCCCCACCCCatacaaacataaaaaacaaaagctGAGGTCATTGTTGTTGTT
The Vigna angularis cultivar LongXiaoDou No.4 chromosome 5, ASM1680809v1, whole genome shotgun sequence genome window above contains:
- the LOC108320725 gene encoding organic cation/carnitine transporter 3 isoform X2 — its product is MLLPGVAYANKNSSWKYLYVWISVPAISYSFIAYLFVTKSPRWLLMQDRVKEAMEMLKGVNENAANLNPPAEEKRVSFCQLYSSIAVLLRTSWAPKRMVGVMGLGLGIGMVYFGMPLAVGSLNYNIYLAVVLNALMEIPSCVVTYFLGNCGRKLSILVFSVGSGICCIVCVVIGSEGVKVGFAVASFFCACTAFNVFLIFMVELFPTCVRNTAASVARQAVVFGCMFSPFLISARRKNKVFSYGVFGVVIISSTLTLLGLPETRGMPLSDTMDQQQNKENNFPL
- the LOC108320725 gene encoding organic cation/carnitine transporter 3 isoform X1 is translated as MVFFQYLTGQCAGYMLLPGVAYANKNSSWKYLYVWISVPAISYSFIAYLFVTKSPRWLLMQDRVKEAMEMLKGVNENAANLNPPAEEKRVSFCQLYSSIAVLLRTSWAPKRMVGVMGLGLGIGMVYFGMPLAVGSLNYNIYLAVVLNALMEIPSCVVTYFLGNCGRKLSILVFSVGSGICCIVCVVIGSEGVKVGFAVASFFCACTAFNVFLIFMVELFPTCVRNTAASVARQAVVFGCMFSPFLISARRKNKVFSYGVFGVVIISSTLTLLGLPETRGMPLSDTMDQQQNKENNFPL
- the LOC108320726 gene encoding organic cation/carnitine transporter 3 — its product is YANRNSSWKYLYVWISVPAISYSFIAYLFVTESPRWLLMQGRVKEAMEMLKGVNENAANLNPPAEEKRVSFCQLYSSIAVLLRTSWAPKRMVGVMGLGLGIGMVYLGMPLAVGNLNYNIYLAVVLNALMEIPSCVVTYFLGNCGRKLSILVFSVGSGICCIVCVVIGSEGVKVGFAVASFFCACTAFNVFLIFMVELFPTCVRNTAASVARQAVVFGCMFSPFLISARRKNKVFSYGVFGVVIISSTLTLLGLPETRGMPLSDTMDQQQNKESNFPL